One window of Anaeromyxobacter diazotrophicus genomic DNA carries:
- a CDS encoding HEAT repeat domain-containing protein has protein sequence MSGSPEELLRSALEKVIFFECRVASLEHELESARAAAARARDEAGAARRREGELEAQLAQLKGAQAAGAAQSGELAERVRLLEAERERFLSGMVESARVAGAPAGEDDDAGSASELAGFIAELRAEIEALRAWKREAEARGYAPGEAASADSNATATSTSTSTSTSTSTANANANANAAPRTGQPSPAGAGAGRGAVALPAMATAFEQSGRITVSAADARALPRFSTRSERALYESCLDDLGSREPGTRRRAADGLRALGSRGAAPLVAAALGREADAEVKASLLAALGALAEASASDLAVRELADPRPAVRAAALDAVSALAGPQAVPALSGALADASPLVRRRAVVLLGFARGEPADDALAGALADRDAGVARAAASALAGRPSARAQGALARALEHREPAVRRAAALATGRWSGEAVDPAAPEAERRRAARRISEKLLEVDGEALRSAVTKVAAAVAHAPRPAPPVGEREPILAAPAARRGPRAPSASPAQGEPRVPARAPSQGEGVRHALAAAAAMKSAVAVAAPEERAPLAAAALAEVRAALRGRTAEELSAALGAERLTIESTLRALVTQGRLVARGPRFFMS, from the coding sequence GTGAGCGGGAGTCCCGAGGAGCTGCTCAGGAGCGCGCTCGAGAAGGTCATCTTCTTCGAGTGCCGGGTGGCGAGCCTCGAGCATGAGCTCGAGTCGGCGCGCGCCGCGGCGGCGCGCGCCCGGGACGAGGCCGGCGCGGCGCGGCGGCGCGAGGGCGAGCTGGAGGCGCAGCTCGCGCAGCTCAAGGGCGCGCAGGCGGCGGGCGCGGCGCAGAGCGGCGAGCTGGCCGAGCGCGTGCGGCTGCTCGAGGCGGAGCGCGAGCGGTTCCTCTCCGGCATGGTCGAGAGCGCGCGGGTCGCGGGCGCGCCCGCCGGCGAGGACGACGACGCCGGCAGCGCCTCCGAGCTGGCCGGCTTCATCGCGGAGCTGCGGGCGGAGATCGAGGCCCTGCGCGCGTGGAAGCGCGAGGCGGAGGCGCGGGGGTACGCGCCGGGCGAGGCCGCGAGCGCGGATTCGAACGCGACCGCGACCTCGACCTCGACCTCGACCTCGACCTCGACCTCGACCGCGAACGCGAACGCGAACGCGAACGCGGCGCCGCGGACCGGGCAGCCTTCGCCGGCCGGCGCGGGGGCGGGGCGCGGCGCCGTGGCCCTCCCAGCGATGGCGACCGCGTTCGAGCAGTCCGGCCGCATCACCGTCTCCGCCGCCGACGCGCGCGCGCTGCCGCGCTTCTCCACCCGCTCCGAGCGCGCGCTCTACGAGTCCTGCCTCGACGACCTCGGCTCGCGCGAGCCGGGGACCCGCCGCCGCGCCGCGGACGGCCTGCGCGCGCTCGGCTCGCGGGGCGCCGCGCCGCTGGTGGCCGCCGCGCTCGGGCGCGAGGCCGACGCCGAGGTGAAGGCCTCGCTCCTGGCCGCGCTCGGCGCCCTGGCCGAGGCGAGCGCCTCGGACCTCGCGGTCCGCGAGCTCGCCGACCCGCGCCCGGCGGTGCGGGCGGCCGCCCTCGACGCGGTGAGCGCGCTCGCCGGTCCGCAGGCGGTCCCGGCGCTCTCCGGCGCGCTCGCCGACGCGAGCCCGCTCGTGCGGCGCCGCGCGGTGGTGCTGCTCGGCTTCGCGCGCGGCGAGCCGGCCGACGACGCGCTCGCCGGCGCGCTCGCCGACCGCGACGCCGGCGTCGCCCGCGCCGCCGCCTCGGCGCTGGCGGGCCGCCCCAGCGCCCGGGCCCAGGGCGCGCTCGCCCGCGCGCTCGAGCACCGGGAGCCCGCGGTGCGCCGCGCGGCGGCCCTCGCCACCGGCCGCTGGTCGGGCGAGGCGGTCGACCCCGCCGCCCCCGAGGCGGAGCGCCGCCGCGCAGCCCGGCGCATCAGCGAGAAGCTGCTCGAGGTGGACGGCGAGGCGCTGCGGAGCGCGGTGACGAAGGTCGCCGCGGCTGTGGCCCACGCTCCCCGTCCCGCTCCCCCGGTGGGGGAGAGGGAGCCGATCCTCGCTGCGCCGGCTGCCCGCCGCGGTCCGCGCGCTCCATCCGCCTCTCCCGCGCAGGGAGAGCCTCGCGTCCCTGCTCGCGCACCCTCGCAGGGAGAGGGCGTGCGCCATGCGCTCGCCGCGGCGGCCGCGATGAAGTCGGCGGTGGCCGTCGCCGCGCCGGAGGAGCGCGCGCCGCTCGCCGCGGCCGCGCTGGCCGAGGTGCGCGCGGCGCTGCGGGGCCGGACCGCCGAGGAGCTGTCGGCCGCGCTCGGCGCGGAGCGCCTCACGATCGAATCCACCCTGCGCGCGCTCGTGACGCAAGGGCGGCTGGTGGCGCGCGGGCCGCGCTTCTTCATGAGCTAG
- a CDS encoding ParA family protein, which yields MENIRYSQKRLAEILGVPAKQVAEALGKRDGYGPAELADARQKLRRVPAPRARRVQLFLNFKGGTGKTSLSSSYAYRLAERGHRVLMIDLDSQGHATKCLGKEGASFPRTLHDVLIRKAPVDEVTIATGMPGLSLVPSNLAMSTIDLALMPLAGREFRLRKALEEVQAKYDFVVMDAPPSFGLLNLNALMAADDLVIPVLADFLSYDGLRLLFETVQGLEDDLSHQLEHIFIVVNAFNQTFKIAREALGALREHYADYVLESVVRQCTKFAQASSEGCPIFAFDAESKGATDLEAVLDEIQARVSATAKAGAAGASR from the coding sequence ATGGAGAACATCCGCTACTCGCAGAAGCGCCTCGCCGAGATCCTCGGCGTCCCCGCCAAGCAGGTCGCCGAGGCGCTCGGCAAGCGCGACGGCTACGGCCCCGCCGAGCTGGCCGACGCGCGGCAGAAGCTCCGCCGCGTCCCGGCCCCCCGCGCGCGCCGGGTCCAGCTCTTCCTCAACTTCAAGGGCGGCACCGGCAAGACCAGCCTCTCCTCCTCCTACGCCTACCGCCTGGCCGAGCGCGGCCACCGCGTGCTCATGATCGACCTCGACAGCCAGGGGCACGCCACGAAGTGCCTCGGCAAGGAGGGGGCGAGCTTCCCGCGCACGCTGCACGACGTGCTCATCCGCAAGGCGCCGGTGGACGAGGTGACCATCGCCACCGGGATGCCCGGGCTCTCGCTCGTCCCGTCGAACCTCGCCATGAGCACCATCGACCTCGCGCTCATGCCGCTCGCCGGGCGCGAGTTCCGGCTGCGCAAGGCGCTGGAGGAGGTGCAGGCGAAGTACGACTTCGTGGTGATGGACGCGCCGCCGTCGTTCGGGCTCCTCAACCTGAACGCGCTCATGGCGGCCGACGACCTCGTCATCCCGGTGCTGGCCGACTTCCTCTCCTACGACGGGCTCCGGCTGCTCTTCGAGACCGTGCAGGGGCTGGAGGACGACCTCTCGCACCAGCTCGAGCACATCTTCATCGTGGTGAACGCCTTCAACCAGACCTTCAAGATCGCGCGCGAGGCGCTCGGCGCGCTCCGCGAGCACTACGCCGACTACGTGCTCGAGAGCGTGGTGCGCCAGTGCACCAAGTTCGCGCAGGCGTCGAGCGAGGGCTGCCCCATCTTCGCCTTCGACGCGGAGTCGAAGGGGGCGACCGACCTGGAGGCGGTCCTGGACGAGATCCAGGCCCGGGTGAGCGCGACGGCCAAGGCCGGCGCGGCGGGAGCGAGCCGATGA
- a CDS encoding DUF4388 domain-containing protein, giving the protein MSRAPLFEGLTEVRGTLGADLRGQLTAPITGDAGLTREHAGAMAIALAELGALGETAGLGQLELVVAGAPTRQLVAAPRAGAFLMVAVDPAKPTSRVEKALRDGSPAPASGPASSAPPPLPVAPAQRDPWAALRLALARGQLAEAAACQRDLGQAPPGAGAEPLEPAERERALATLLDAVATAQAGDVVGCARKLQDLARPAQANLSLRWAAHHWTGRAALQGGSLDAARTHAKEALTLSRQLDGAAKAVSQWFAGELLSRSADASQGLRWLAEARAAFARLGEGWAVARTWLAEARIHAAGHDEASAAGAARRALEADATFEEPALFLARRALARGDLAAAELELPPQGSVAAGCARALLDVVRAGQVTQAEVTELVHQEELPPSAATLHALERLANAAPTFAQARAALGWALLRRGKYAEASVVLRVLLGQQLAPAVRASVEAALACATRALPAPEGVPVLARSAPATPAPAPTPRPGAVFSGQLSVFALPDLLEFLRAGKRTGLLTFSGAAGLGSLRFNAGRITGASSPAAPGLGQLLVQERKVTPLTLRAAASAQDDSDEALGARLVRDGAVPVAAVEDALRRGVELAVRELVGWKEGEFAFEETAPAPPARPGVELDPQGVLLNIFKELDESSRPAAARQP; this is encoded by the coding sequence ATGAGCCGCGCCCCGCTCTTCGAAGGCCTGACCGAGGTGCGGGGCACGCTCGGCGCGGATCTGCGCGGGCAGCTCACCGCGCCGATCACCGGCGACGCCGGGCTGACCCGGGAGCACGCGGGCGCCATGGCCATCGCCCTCGCCGAGCTGGGGGCGCTGGGCGAGACCGCGGGCCTCGGCCAGCTCGAGCTCGTCGTCGCCGGGGCGCCCACGCGGCAGCTCGTGGCGGCGCCCCGCGCCGGCGCGTTCCTGATGGTGGCGGTCGATCCCGCCAAGCCCACCTCGCGGGTGGAGAAGGCGCTGCGGGACGGGTCGCCCGCGCCGGCCTCCGGCCCGGCCTCCTCCGCGCCGCCGCCGCTCCCGGTCGCGCCCGCGCAGCGCGATCCCTGGGCCGCCCTGCGCCTCGCCCTCGCGCGCGGGCAGCTCGCCGAGGCGGCCGCCTGCCAGCGCGACCTGGGCCAGGCGCCGCCGGGGGCCGGCGCCGAGCCGCTCGAGCCGGCCGAGCGCGAGCGCGCGCTGGCCACCCTCCTCGACGCAGTCGCGACCGCCCAGGCGGGCGACGTGGTCGGCTGCGCGCGCAAGCTGCAGGATCTGGCGCGCCCGGCGCAGGCGAACCTCTCCTTGCGCTGGGCCGCCCACCACTGGACCGGGCGCGCCGCGCTGCAGGGCGGCAGCCTCGACGCCGCCCGGACCCACGCCAAGGAGGCGCTGACGCTGTCGCGCCAGCTCGACGGCGCCGCCAAGGCGGTGAGCCAGTGGTTCGCCGGGGAGCTGCTGTCGCGGAGCGCCGACGCGAGCCAGGGGCTGCGCTGGCTGGCCGAGGCGCGGGCCGCGTTCGCGCGGCTGGGCGAGGGCTGGGCCGTCGCGCGCACCTGGCTGGCCGAGGCGCGCATCCACGCCGCGGGCCACGACGAGGCGAGCGCGGCCGGGGCGGCGCGGCGCGCGCTCGAGGCGGACGCCACCTTCGAGGAGCCGGCGCTGTTCCTCGCGCGCCGCGCCCTCGCCCGGGGAGACCTGGCCGCTGCCGAGCTGGAGCTCCCGCCGCAGGGGAGCGTGGCGGCCGGCTGCGCCCGCGCGCTCCTCGACGTCGTGCGCGCGGGCCAGGTCACGCAGGCCGAGGTGACCGAGCTCGTCCACCAGGAGGAGCTCCCGCCTTCGGCCGCCACCCTGCACGCGCTGGAGCGGCTCGCCAACGCAGCCCCCACCTTCGCCCAGGCGCGCGCGGCGCTCGGGTGGGCGCTCCTGCGCAGGGGGAAGTACGCCGAGGCGAGCGTGGTGCTCCGGGTGCTCCTCGGTCAGCAGCTCGCGCCGGCGGTGCGCGCCTCGGTGGAGGCGGCCCTCGCCTGCGCCACCCGCGCCCTGCCCGCCCCCGAGGGCGTGCCGGTGCTGGCGCGGAGCGCCCCGGCCACTCCCGCGCCGGCCCCCACCCCGCGGCCGGGGGCGGTCTTCTCCGGCCAGCTCAGCGTCTTCGCGCTCCCCGACCTGCTCGAGTTCCTCCGCGCCGGGAAGCGCACCGGGCTCCTCACCTTCAGCGGCGCGGCCGGGCTGGGCTCCTTGCGCTTCAACGCCGGCCGGATCACCGGGGCGAGCTCGCCCGCGGCGCCCGGGCTGGGGCAGCTCCTCGTGCAGGAGCGGAAGGTCACCCCGCTCACGCTCCGCGCGGCCGCCTCCGCGCAGGACGACTCCGACGAGGCGCTCGGCGCGCGGCTGGTGCGCGACGGCGCGGTGCCCGTCGCCGCGGTCGAGGACGCGCTCCGGCGCGGCGTCGAGCTCGCGGTGCGCGAGCTGGTCGGGTGGAAGGAGGGCGAGTTCGCCTTCGAGGAGACCGCGCCCGCGCCGCCGGCGCGGCCCGGCGTCGAGCTGGATCCCCAGGGCGTGCTCCTCAACATCTTCAAGGAGCTGGACGAGTCGAGCCGGCCCGCCGCCGCTCGCCAGCCCTGA
- a CDS encoding serine/threonine-protein kinase, translated as MPDANAREPSDLAKLVGTRLGNYRLERLVGRGRMGAVYLAQDEALLRPTAVKVLAWSAAEARGHDPVKWFLAEARLVARINHPRVVQIYGAARQGDRCYIAMEYVAGASAEALVAECGALPPARATDLLVQAAAALEAAHRCGVVHRDVKPANLLIGPEGSVKLGDFGMALGSAGIRTAHAHLRVGTPYYTAPEIWRGEAATPASDLYSLGATYFQLLTGRPPYPAHDVAAVEQAHLGAAVPDPRELVPGLPAACAALAMRALAKSPRERPASAEALGKEARRVLRELAAAPPPPPEPARAAAPPRATAAPVRTAPRPAAGAATGRTGGRGEGVMTLLATISSLPEVKGAVLGTSAGAFVDTAGEADGEAVAAVMGFMWTALSEAGEQLGLGALGRISLSGATGACVATAEPDGTVLSALVEPAGSLVAVEKVLDDALSRNGA; from the coding sequence ATGCCCGACGCCAACGCCCGCGAGCCCTCGGACCTCGCCAAGCTGGTCGGCACCCGGCTCGGGAACTACCGGCTGGAGCGCCTGGTCGGGCGCGGGCGCATGGGCGCGGTGTACCTCGCGCAGGACGAGGCGCTCCTGCGGCCCACCGCCGTGAAGGTCCTCGCCTGGAGCGCCGCCGAGGCGCGCGGCCACGATCCGGTGAAGTGGTTCCTGGCCGAGGCGCGGCTGGTGGCCCGCATCAACCACCCGCGCGTGGTGCAGATCTACGGCGCGGCCCGGCAGGGCGACCGCTGCTACATCGCGATGGAGTACGTCGCCGGCGCCTCCGCGGAGGCGCTGGTGGCCGAGTGCGGGGCGCTCCCGCCCGCCCGCGCGACCGACCTCCTCGTCCAGGCGGCGGCGGCGCTGGAGGCGGCCCACCGCTGCGGCGTGGTCCACCGCGACGTGAAGCCGGCCAACCTCCTCATCGGCCCCGAGGGGTCGGTGAAGCTGGGCGACTTCGGGATGGCGCTCGGCTCGGCCGGCATCCGCACCGCGCACGCGCACCTCAGGGTCGGGACGCCGTACTACACCGCGCCCGAGATCTGGCGGGGCGAGGCGGCCACGCCCGCGTCGGACCTCTACTCGCTCGGCGCGACCTACTTCCAGCTCCTCACCGGCCGGCCGCCGTACCCCGCCCACGACGTGGCGGCGGTGGAGCAGGCGCACCTCGGCGCGGCGGTGCCGGATCCGCGCGAGCTCGTCCCGGGCCTGCCCGCCGCGTGCGCCGCGCTCGCGATGCGCGCCCTGGCCAAGTCGCCGCGCGAGCGCCCGGCGTCGGCCGAGGCGCTCGGCAAGGAGGCGCGGCGGGTGCTGCGGGAGCTCGCGGCCGCGCCGCCCCCGCCGCCCGAGCCGGCGCGGGCCGCCGCGCCGCCGCGGGCCACGGCCGCGCCGGTCCGGACGGCTCCCAGACCTGCCGCGGGGGCGGCCACCGGCCGGACCGGAGGAAGAGGGGAAGGCGTCATGACGCTGCTCGCGACCATCTCGAGCCTGCCGGAGGTGAAGGGCGCCGTGCTCGGCACCTCGGCCGGCGCGTTCGTGGACACCGCCGGGGAGGCGGACGGGGAGGCGGTGGCGGCGGTGATGGGGTTCATGTGGACGGCGCTGAGCGAGGCCGGCGAGCAGCTCGGGCTCGGGGCGCTCGGCCGCATCTCGCTGTCGGGCGCCACCGGCGCCTGCGTGGCCACCGCCGAGCCGGACGGCACCGTGCTGTCCGCGCTGGTCGAGCCGGCCGGGTCGCTCGTCGCCGTCGAGAAGGTCCTCGACGACGCCCTCTCGCGGAACGGAGCGTGA
- a CDS encoding HAMP domain-containing protein, which produces MSIAHAVRSSLGAKMSLKLAALLLVLTTVAALVITFRQTRQLEELTLEKARLAAALGARQYGEVLEAAVDDGTLTVSDAFDRNYVEIKGYDWGQHRKYHTRYDAVLDRAVLVFQDRMLDQDDFVFAIGVDENGYLPVHNSRFQRPITGDPEKDLAGNRSKRIFDDPVGLAAARNLEPTLVQVYRRDTGETMWDVSAPVLVKGKHWGAFRVAVSMARIAARQRELFFTLLAGFALFAVVTSGAMYLLVGQAMKPVVALTATADQISLGEELDTPIKSDAVDEIGQLTKTIDRLRVSMKGAMSRLGQ; this is translated from the coding sequence ATGTCCATCGCCCACGCCGTGAGGAGCAGCCTCGGCGCCAAGATGTCGCTGAAGCTGGCCGCGCTGCTGCTGGTGCTGACCACCGTGGCGGCGCTCGTCATCACCTTCCGCCAGACGCGGCAGCTGGAGGAGCTGACGCTGGAGAAGGCGCGCCTGGCCGCGGCGCTCGGCGCCCGCCAGTACGGCGAGGTCCTGGAGGCCGCCGTCGACGACGGGACGCTCACCGTCAGCGACGCGTTCGACCGGAACTACGTCGAGATCAAGGGGTACGACTGGGGGCAGCACCGCAAGTACCACACCCGCTACGACGCGGTGCTCGACCGCGCGGTGCTCGTGTTCCAGGACCGCATGCTCGACCAGGACGACTTCGTGTTCGCGATCGGCGTGGACGAGAACGGCTACCTCCCGGTCCACAACAGCCGGTTCCAGCGCCCGATCACCGGCGACCCGGAGAAGGACCTGGCGGGCAACCGGTCGAAGCGCATCTTCGACGACCCGGTCGGCCTGGCGGCGGCGCGCAACCTCGAGCCGACCCTGGTGCAGGTCTACCGGCGCGACACCGGCGAGACGATGTGGGACGTCTCGGCGCCGGTCCTGGTGAAGGGGAAGCACTGGGGCGCCTTCCGCGTGGCGGTGTCGATGGCCCGCATCGCCGCCCGCCAGCGCGAGCTGTTCTTCACGCTGCTGGCCGGCTTCGCCCTGTTCGCCGTGGTCACCAGCGGCGCCATGTACCTCCTCGTCGGGCAGGCCATGAAGCCGGTCGTCGCGCTCACCGCGACCGCCGACCAGATCAGCCTGGGCGAGGAGCTCGACACGCCCATCAAGTCCGACGCCGTCGACGAGATCGGGCAGCTCACGAAGACCATCGACCGGCTCCGCGTCAGCATGAAGGGCGCGATGAGCCGCCTCGGGCAGTGA
- a CDS encoding chemotaxis protein, whose amino-acid sequence MKTTIRGYALLLLLAAGAALPGPAAAQARPGTSAELLTAQDREMLALANEFARRCGEVLERWIAKGEVSEERLFASLYYPIPKTDPPKFSTDWDKLSDRDVLPIEEAILARSPAIFFTVMVDRHGYLPTHDQRYSLPLTGNPASDLVNNRTKRIFNDRTGLAAARNEAPFLVQRYQRDTGESMVDLSVPLNLRGRHWGAVRIGYRSVDGR is encoded by the coding sequence ATGAAGACCACGATCCGCGGGTACGCCCTCCTGCTGCTCCTCGCCGCCGGCGCCGCGCTCCCCGGGCCGGCCGCCGCGCAGGCGCGGCCGGGCACCTCGGCCGAGCTCCTGACCGCGCAGGACCGGGAGATGCTGGCGCTGGCGAACGAGTTCGCGCGCCGCTGCGGCGAGGTGCTCGAGCGGTGGATCGCGAAGGGCGAGGTGAGCGAGGAGCGGCTCTTCGCCTCGCTCTACTACCCGATCCCGAAGACCGACCCGCCCAAGTTCAGCACCGACTGGGACAAGCTGTCGGACCGCGACGTCCTCCCCATCGAGGAGGCGATCCTCGCCCGGTCGCCGGCCATCTTCTTCACGGTCATGGTCGACCGCCACGGCTACCTGCCCACCCACGACCAGCGCTACTCGCTGCCGCTCACCGGCAACCCGGCGAGCGACCTCGTCAACAACCGGACCAAGCGCATCTTCAACGACCGCACCGGGCTCGCGGCCGCCCGCAACGAGGCGCCCTTCCTCGTCCAGCGCTACCAGCGCGACACCGGCGAGTCGATGGTGGACCTCTCGGTGCCGCTCAACCTCCGCGGCCGCCACTGGGGCGCGGTGCGGATCGGCTACCGGTCGGTGGACGGGCGCTGA
- the sthA gene encoding Si-specific NAD(P)(+) transhydrogenase yields MLHYDVVVIGSGPAGEHGAVQAASYGKKVALIEKEAVPGGASANTGTIPSKALRETALAIQQARSRDAHGIEFSVSETVTIPELMGRRGLVTAREHSRIRNRLNAAGVEQFRGVASFADAHTVRITLADGSFQDIQAEVVLLATGTRPSHPPQYTFDHQHVYDSDSILMLDTVPRSLAILGGGVAGCEYASMFAALGVHVSIIDSKPRLLPWLDAELSIAMQDLFALAGIDMHQERRAQRLEVGDRDVLVTLSDGSRLVAEKVLVAAGRQGNVESLDLAAAGLSATDKGYLEVDEHYRTKVPHIYAAGDLIGFPGLASTSMEQGRVAMTHALGKKYQQKVAELLPVGIYTIPEVSSVGATEEALKQKGIPYVVGKTPLTENARANLIGEAVGFLKLVASPQDGELLGVHCIGPHASELVHLGSAVMALGGTIHYFTQAVFNYPTLGEAYKYAAYDARAEMKRLGLPGAQLQPPAVSAVPKTA; encoded by the coding sequence ATGCTCCACTACGACGTGGTCGTCATCGGATCGGGCCCGGCCGGCGAGCACGGCGCCGTGCAGGCGGCCTCCTACGGGAAGAAGGTCGCCCTGATCGAGAAGGAGGCGGTGCCCGGCGGCGCCTCCGCCAACACCGGCACCATCCCCTCCAAGGCCCTGCGCGAGACGGCCCTCGCCATCCAGCAGGCGCGGTCGCGCGACGCGCACGGCATCGAGTTCAGCGTCTCCGAGACGGTGACCATCCCCGAGCTCATGGGCCGCCGCGGGCTCGTCACCGCCCGCGAGCACTCGCGCATCCGCAACCGGCTCAACGCCGCCGGGGTGGAGCAGTTCCGCGGGGTGGCGAGCTTCGCCGACGCGCACACCGTCCGCATCACGCTGGCCGACGGCAGCTTCCAGGACATCCAGGCCGAGGTGGTGCTGCTCGCCACCGGCACCCGGCCCTCGCACCCGCCGCAGTACACGTTCGACCACCAGCACGTCTACGACTCGGACTCGATCCTGATGCTCGACACCGTCCCGCGCTCGCTCGCCATCCTGGGCGGCGGCGTGGCGGGCTGCGAGTACGCCTCGATGTTCGCGGCGCTGGGCGTCCACGTCTCCATCATCGACTCGAAGCCGCGCCTCCTGCCCTGGCTCGACGCCGAGCTGTCGATCGCCATGCAGGACCTGTTCGCGCTGGCAGGCATCGACATGCACCAGGAGCGCCGCGCCCAGCGGCTCGAGGTGGGCGACCGCGACGTGCTCGTCACGCTCTCGGACGGCTCGCGGCTGGTGGCCGAGAAGGTGCTGGTGGCGGCCGGGCGGCAAGGCAACGTCGAGTCGCTCGACCTGGCCGCGGCCGGGCTCTCCGCCACCGACAAGGGCTACCTCGAGGTGGACGAGCACTACCGGACGAAGGTGCCGCACATCTACGCGGCGGGCGACCTCATCGGCTTCCCGGGCCTCGCCTCCACCTCCATGGAGCAGGGGCGCGTCGCGATGACCCACGCGCTGGGGAAGAAGTACCAGCAGAAGGTGGCCGAGCTCCTGCCGGTGGGCATCTACACCATCCCCGAGGTGTCGTCGGTGGGCGCCACCGAGGAGGCGCTCAAGCAGAAGGGCATCCCCTACGTGGTGGGCAAGACGCCGCTCACCGAGAACGCCCGCGCCAACCTCATCGGCGAGGCGGTGGGGTTCCTGAAGCTCGTCGCCTCGCCGCAGGACGGCGAGCTGCTCGGGGTGCACTGCATCGGCCCGCACGCCTCGGAGCTGGTGCACCTCGGCAGCGCGGTGATGGCGCTCGGCGGCACCATCCACTACTTCACCCAGGCGGTGTTCAACTACCCGACGCTGGGCGAGGCGTACAAGTATGCGGCGTACGACGCGCGCGCCGAGATGAAGCGGCTGGGCCTGCCCGGCGCGCAGCTCCAGCCGCCGGCGGTGAGCGCGGTGCCGAAGACCGCCTGA
- the dapC gene encoding succinyldiaminopimelate transaminase yields MKNAPHNPVLDALQKNLMVALDERKQALRAQGKRLFDFGLGDPKEPTPPFLREALRAAVPEVSQYPSAAGTPALRRACAGWVRRRFGVELDPDRQIVPATGAKETIFHLPLAFAGGDPRRTKVVMPDPGYPTYEVGARFAGLEPLKVPLTRENRFLVEPAALGPEVLSRTLVFWVSYPHNPTGALAPRDYLERVGRAALEHGFIVASDECYADLYFGAPPPSMLEVQVENVVAIHSLSKRSGMTGYRSGFTAGDADLVAILKRARSHPGVASPDFVNAAASAAWADDAHPAERREIFRQKRDRFLAFFREHGLACDGSEATLYLWVRVPAGHSAASYAAALLEEGIVVAPGTAFGAGEGYVRVALVPALAECDEAIAAWRKVRT; encoded by the coding sequence GTGAAGAACGCCCCCCACAACCCCGTCCTCGACGCCCTCCAGAAGAACCTCATGGTGGCGCTCGACGAGCGCAAGCAGGCGCTCCGGGCGCAGGGGAAGCGCCTCTTCGACTTCGGGCTCGGTGACCCGAAGGAGCCGACGCCGCCCTTCCTGCGCGAGGCGCTCCGCGCCGCGGTGCCCGAGGTGTCGCAGTACCCGAGCGCCGCCGGCACGCCCGCGCTGCGCCGCGCCTGCGCCGGCTGGGTCCGCCGCCGCTTCGGGGTGGAGCTCGACCCGGACCGCCAGATCGTGCCCGCCACCGGCGCCAAGGAGACCATCTTCCACCTGCCGCTCGCCTTCGCCGGCGGCGACCCGCGCCGGACGAAGGTCGTCATGCCCGACCCCGGCTACCCCACCTACGAGGTGGGCGCGCGCTTCGCCGGGCTCGAGCCGCTCAAGGTGCCGCTCACCCGCGAGAACCGCTTCCTCGTCGAGCCCGCGGCGCTCGGCCCCGAGGTCCTCTCGCGCACGCTCGTCTTCTGGGTCAGCTACCCGCACAACCCCACCGGCGCGCTCGCGCCGCGCGACTACCTGGAGCGGGTGGGGCGGGCGGCGCTCGAGCACGGCTTCATCGTCGCCTCGGACGAGTGCTACGCCGACCTCTACTTCGGCGCGCCGCCGCCCTCGATGCTCGAGGTGCAGGTGGAGAACGTGGTCGCGATCCACTCGCTCTCCAAGCGGAGCGGCATGACCGGCTACCGCTCCGGCTTCACGGCCGGCGACGCCGACCTGGTCGCCATCCTGAAGCGCGCCCGCTCGCACCCGGGCGTGGCCTCCCCCGACTTCGTGAACGCCGCCGCCTCCGCCGCCTGGGCCGACGACGCGCACCCCGCCGAGCGGCGCGAGATCTTCCGCCAGAAGCGCGACCGCTTCCTGGCCTTCTTCCGCGAGCACGGGCTCGCCTGCGACGGCTCGGAGGCGACGCTCTACCTGTGGGTGCGGGTCCCGGCCGGCCACTCCGCGGCCTCCTACGCGGCGGCGCTGCTGGAGGAGGGGATCGTGGTCGCGCCCGGCACCGCCTTCGGGGCCGGGGAGGGGTACGTGCGGGTGGCGCTGGTGCCGGCGCTCGCGGAGTGCGACGAGGCCATCGCGGCCTGGCGAAAGGTGAGGACATGA